TACAGTATCCCCTTAGTCGTCAGAGTCACTAGAATCGCTAGAGTCACTTACTGATAATTCGTAAGCCTCTTGAATGAACTGATCAATTTTTCCAGATTCTTTTAACTCCTTGATAACTTTATTAACTTTCTTAGTTAATTTTGTGCTACCTTTAGGAAGAGCAACTGCGTAGGCATCAGCATCATCTGACGTTAACGTGATATCTGAAATAGTAAGGTCGCTGTTATTTGCAACATAACCTTCGGCAATTGGTTTTTCAAGGACGACTGCTTCAATTTGTGAATTTTTTAATTCGTTAATCATTTCACTGTTTTGTGTCAATGAAACGACTTTTGCACCTTTCAATTGTTCAGAGGCAACTGTTTCTTGGATACTTCCTTTTTGAGTACCAACTGATAGACCGTCTAAAGAGTCTGTATCTGTATATTTATCAATATCTGTTTTTCTGATAAGAACAACATTCTCAGCTTCATAATAAGGGTCTGAGAAATCATAAGCTTTCTTACGTTCTTCTGTTGCTGAAATTCCTGAAATAGCAATGTCTGCTTTACCAGATTGGAGACTTGCAAGAACGTTATTAAATGACATTGATGAGAATTTGACATCCACACCAAGTTCTTCTGCAATAGCTTTAGCAATCT
This sequence is a window from Streptococcus macedonicus ACA-DC 198. Protein-coding genes within it:
- a CDS encoding Amino acid ABC transporter, amino acid-binding/permease protein; the encoded protein is MIMKVSKLFGGLAVAVASLFLLSACGSSSSEDTSVSDIEDKGTLVVALNPEFAPFEFKTLIDGKDTIVGADVEIAKAIAEELGVDVKFSSMSFNNVLASLQSGKADIAISGISATEERKKAYDFSDPYYEAENVVLIRKTDIDKYTDTDSLDGLSVGTQKGSIQETVASEQLKGAKVVSLTQNSEMINELKNSQIEAVVLEKPIAEGYVANNSDLTISDITLTSDDADAYAVALPKGSTKLTKKVNKVIKELKESGKIDQFIQEAYELSVSDSSDSSDSDD